The Desulfonispora thiosulfatigenes DSM 11270 genome window below encodes:
- a CDS encoding 16S rRNA (uracil(1498)-N(3))-methyltransferase: MRRLFIPTSEVESDLIIIDGSDAHYLLNVLRIEEKEEIIIFDGKGTEYLVEINKTSKTQVEGLIKDTYFVGQDTEVQVTLIQSIAKGDKMDYIIQKCTEIGVGKIIPIITERTIVKLDAKKKKERKDRWQKIATEAAKQSKRVIVPEVTEILTLEELIKKLDNTEKTLILWEDENKTKMKEYLKKQESIENINIIIGPEGGLSEAEVNKLQEKGAIAASLGSRILRTETAGLVALTIVLYELGELG, from the coding sequence ATGCGAAGATTATTTATACCGACAAGTGAAGTTGAGAGTGATTTAATTATTATAGATGGTAGTGATGCGCATTATCTTTTAAATGTTTTAAGAATAGAAGAAAAAGAAGAGATTATAATTTTTGATGGTAAAGGAACTGAGTATTTAGTAGAAATTAATAAAACAAGTAAAACTCAAGTTGAAGGTCTTATAAAGGATACCTATTTTGTTGGTCAAGATACTGAGGTACAAGTTACCTTAATTCAATCCATAGCTAAAGGCGATAAAATGGATTATATTATTCAAAAATGTACAGAAATAGGTGTAGGTAAGATTATTCCGATAATTACAGAAAGAACAATAGTAAAACTTGATGCTAAAAAGAAAAAAGAAAGAAAAGATAGATGGCAAAAAATAGCTACTGAAGCTGCGAAACAAAGTAAAAGAGTGATCGTGCCTGAAGTAACAGAGATATTAACCTTGGAAGAATTAATAAAGAAACTAGATAATACTGAAAAAACCTTGATTTTATGGGAAGATGAAAATAAAACTAAAATGAAAGAATATCTTAAAAAACAAGAAAGTATCGAAAACATAAACATCATCATTGGACCAGAGGGTGGATTATCAGAAGCTGAGGTTAATAAATTACAAGAAAAAGGTGCGATAGCAGCTTCGCTAGGTTCTCGAATTTTAAGAACCGAGACAGCTGGATTAGTAGCCTTAACTATAGTCTTATATGAATTAGGTGAGTTAGGATGA
- the mtaB gene encoding tRNA (N(6)-L-threonylcarbamoyladenosine(37)-C(2))-methylthiotransferase MtaB, with protein MSNENKKRVALYTLGCKVNQDETEAIEGLFKDRNYEIVSFENRADVYIINTCTVTHLADRKSRQFIRRAINTNPNALIVVTGCYAQTSADELEKIPGVDLIIGTSGREKIVDVIEEHQKVNMATTFVSDIRKAKDFEELPVDRLIHKTRAYLKVQEGCEQFCTYCIIPYSRGPFRSRSLDNCINEAGRLVDAGFKEIVLTGIHLGAYGIYDEKLSLFDLCKNLLDKTDIKRLRLSSIEPTEINDEIIELMKNDSRFCRHLHIPLQSGDNKILKLMNRPYDAEQFQQLVTKVKQEVPGASITTDFIVGFPGEDDESFANSVELIEKVGFSDIHVFKYSPRKGTPASKYPDQVEASIKEKRSKIISDLATRGFVNFASQFINQTVEVLVEQDVKGICEGHTDNYLPVKFKGKIDKGQIVKVKIKNLEKGFLSGELI; from the coding sequence ATGAGTAATGAAAATAAGAAAAGGGTTGCCTTATATACTTTAGGATGTAAGGTAAATCAAGATGAAACTGAAGCAATTGAGGGACTATTTAAAGACCGAAATTATGAGATTGTATCTTTTGAAAATAGAGCTGATGTATATATTATTAATACATGTACAGTAACTCATTTAGCAGACCGAAAATCACGTCAATTTATTCGAAGAGCAATTAATACAAATCCCAATGCTTTAATTGTAGTAACAGGATGTTATGCTCAGACATCTGCAGATGAGTTAGAAAAAATACCGGGTGTAGATTTAATAATTGGAACTAGTGGACGAGAAAAAATAGTAGATGTCATTGAGGAACATCAAAAGGTGAATATGGCTACTACCTTCGTTTCTGATATTAGAAAAGCTAAGGATTTTGAAGAATTACCAGTTGATCGTTTGATTCATAAAACAAGGGCTTATTTAAAGGTACAAGAAGGTTGTGAACAATTTTGTACTTATTGTATCATTCCTTATTCAAGGGGACCTTTTAGGAGCCGTAGCCTTGATAATTGTATAAACGAAGCGGGGAGACTAGTTGATGCAGGGTTTAAGGAAATTGTCTTAACTGGTATACATCTAGGCGCATATGGTATTTATGATGAAAAGCTTAGCCTATTTGATTTATGCAAGAATTTATTAGATAAAACTGATATTAAACGTTTACGACTCAGTTCTATTGAGCCTACAGAAATAAATGATGAAATTATAGAATTAATGAAAAATGATTCTCGTTTTTGTCGTCATTTACATATTCCACTGCAAAGCGGGGATAATAAAATACTTAAATTGATGAATCGACCTTATGATGCTGAACAATTTCAGCAGTTAGTAACAAAGGTTAAGCAAGAAGTACCAGGGGCTTCGATAACCACAGATTTCATTGTCGGATTTCCAGGTGAAGATGATGAGTCTTTTGCAAATAGTGTTGAGCTTATAGAAAAAGTTGGTTTTAGTGATATTCATGTATTTAAATATTCTCCTCGCAAAGGAACTCCTGCTAGTAAATATCCAGATCAAGTTGAAGCTAGTATTAAAGAAAAAAGAAGTAAAATTATTAGTGATCTTGCAACTAGAGGATTTGTAAACTTTGCTAGTCAGTTTATAAATCAAACAGTTGAAGTATTAGTCGAACAAGATGTTAAGGGAATTTGTGAAGGTCATACAGATAATTATTTACCTGTAAAATTTAAAGGTAAAATAGATAAGGGGCAAATCGTAAAAGTAAAAATAAAAAATCTTGAAAAAGGATTTTTAAGTGGCGAGTTGATTTAA